The Xanthobacter flavus genome includes a window with the following:
- a CDS encoding HIT family protein, with product MTDSAFALDPRLAADGPAVGDLPLCHVRLVEDRRFFWVSLTPRRAAKSEVFDLDAEDRGRLMDEIARVSEVLKHASACAKLNIAALGNMVPQLHVHIIARNPGDAAWPGVVFGAGAREPLEDVERAARLRALRAGLGIPG from the coding sequence ATGACCGACTCCGCTTTCGCGCTCGACCCTCGCCTTGCCGCGGACGGCCCGGCTGTGGGCGACCTGCCGCTGTGTCATGTCCGGCTGGTGGAGGACCGGCGCTTCTTCTGGGTCTCGCTGACGCCCCGCCGGGCCGCCAAGTCGGAGGTGTTCGACCTCGATGCGGAGGACCGTGGCCGCCTGATGGACGAGATCGCCCGCGTGAGCGAGGTGCTGAAGCACGCCAGCGCCTGCGCCAAGCTGAACATCGCGGCGCTCGGCAACATGGTGCCCCAGCTCCATGTCCACATTATCGCGCGAAACCCCGGCGACGCCGCCTGGCCGGGCGTGGTGTTCGGTGCCGGCGCCCGCGAGCCGCTGGAGGATGTGGAGCGGGCGGCGCGATTGCGGGCGCTGCGCGCGGGGCTGGGCATTCCCGGCTAA
- the nudC gene encoding NAD(+) diphosphatase has protein sequence MSLITRPDLGAWPTLGYVDSPLDRACHLRAGAADLLGHAEARFYLLGGELVALNGPGPVFDPLFTRAQAEARGRGEPLFLGIEGDGAPRFALGFDPGLRESLESDGLTVTDLRSIAVSGLIAPHHLGPVACGKALRAWHGRHGFCANCGAASRIVDAGWRRDCPSCGAQHFPRTDPVVIMLTERGDRCLLGRQPHFAPGMWSTLAGFVEPGETIEEAVRRETLEEAGVTTGAVRYFASQPWPFPMSLMIGCIATATSEELVIDRNELEDARWFARDEVAEMLMRTHPDGLFVPPPIAIAHHLIRSFIEGGHG, from the coding sequence ATGTCCTTGATTACCCGTCCCGATCTCGGCGCCTGGCCAACTCTTGGCTATGTGGACAGCCCGCTCGACCGCGCCTGCCACCTGCGCGCCGGTGCAGCCGATCTCCTCGGGCATGCCGAAGCCCGCTTCTACCTTCTGGGCGGCGAACTGGTCGCGCTGAACGGTCCGGGGCCGGTCTTCGATCCCCTGTTCACCCGGGCTCAGGCGGAGGCGCGCGGACGTGGCGAGCCCCTGTTCCTCGGCATCGAGGGCGACGGCGCGCCACGCTTCGCCCTGGGGTTCGATCCCGGCCTGCGTGAGAGCCTTGAATCGGATGGGCTCACAGTCACCGATCTGCGCAGCATCGCCGTGAGCGGCCTGATCGCCCCCCATCACCTCGGGCCTGTCGCCTGCGGGAAGGCGCTGCGGGCTTGGCACGGCAGGCATGGCTTCTGCGCCAATTGCGGGGCCGCCTCGCGCATCGTGGACGCCGGCTGGCGGCGCGATTGTCCCTCCTGCGGCGCCCAGCACTTCCCGCGCACGGATCCCGTCGTGATCATGCTCACGGAACGAGGCGACCGCTGCCTCCTCGGCCGGCAGCCGCATTTCGCGCCCGGCATGTGGTCGACGCTCGCCGGCTTCGTGGAGCCGGGCGAGACCATCGAGGAAGCGGTGCGCCGCGAGACGCTGGAAGAGGCGGGGGTCACGACCGGAGCCGTGCGCTATTTCGCCAGCCAGCCCTGGCCCTTCCCCATGTCGCTGATGATCGGTTGCATCGCAACGGCGACCAGCGAAGAGCTGGTCATCGACCGCAACGAGCTGGAGGATGCGCGCTGGTTCGCCCGGGACGAGGTGGCGGAGATGCTGATGCGCACCCATCCGGATGGGCTGTTCGTGCCGCCGCCCATCGCGATTGCGCATCATCTCATCCGCAGCTTCATCGAGGGTGGGCATGGTTGA
- a CDS encoding solute carrier family 23 protein, producing the protein MVEPAPPEDAPRPARLARLTHLLDRFFPDSRRGMRTGRRPPSLVYGLDDPVPASALIPLAAQHAMLAVTFLIYPVLAATEAKLPAEQISAMVSACAMSIGVATIIQCMRTRFGSGYLAVHIPAPGAIPLAVQALALGGLGLMATTTLLVGIAQLFIARLVRPLRVLLPPEVCGVAVSMLGVSLATPALRRALGLDHGMMVEENAILSSLATVGIIVAITVFAPRRLKLFAVFAGAGIGWIVALSLGAGRPEAPAAIAAAPLLALPTLTLPSFEFAPALFPLMALLVVMNLVDVLSVTVSLEKMNDADWRRAHMPAAQRAVTACGIGNILNGLTSGFQSGLSSSSVGLAFATQSTARIIGFTAGIMIFAIAFVPKAIVALTLIPSPVIGGILLYTSAYLVVAGMDLVTSRRLSERRVFVVGLSVLAGLSVALLPITRQLPLMLQPLFSTPLTVGALSAIILNLLFRIGIAQEAVERVPEGAHAFPFVRDFLENQGDNWGARRDVIAAAIPTVAQALELVADSGIAEGPIELRARFDESHLDVSVVYDGVVMEAPKERPSPEALLGDAQEQASFAAYMLTHLSDHVSFGRTGGRARILVRFDH; encoded by the coding sequence ATGGTTGAGCCGGCGCCGCCCGAAGACGCGCCCCGCCCGGCGCGCCTCGCCCGCCTGACGCATCTCCTCGACCGTTTCTTTCCCGATTCCCGACGCGGCATGCGGACCGGACGCCGCCCGCCGTCCCTCGTCTATGGTCTCGATGATCCGGTACCGGCCTCAGCCCTGATTCCGCTCGCCGCCCAGCACGCCATGCTGGCGGTGACCTTTCTGATCTATCCCGTGCTGGCCGCGACCGAGGCGAAGCTGCCCGCCGAGCAGATCTCCGCCATGGTCTCAGCCTGCGCCATGAGCATCGGCGTGGCCACCATCATCCAGTGCATGCGGACCCGCTTCGGCTCGGGCTACCTCGCCGTCCACATCCCGGCGCCGGGAGCGATTCCGCTGGCAGTGCAGGCGCTTGCGCTGGGCGGGTTGGGGCTGATGGCGACCACGACGCTGCTTGTCGGCATCGCGCAACTGTTCATCGCCCGGCTGGTGCGGCCGCTGCGGGTGCTGCTGCCGCCGGAAGTCTGCGGCGTGGCGGTGAGCATGCTCGGCGTCTCGCTGGCAACCCCGGCGCTGCGGCGCGCGCTCGGCCTCGACCACGGCATGATGGTGGAGGAGAATGCGATCCTCTCCAGCCTCGCGACGGTGGGCATCATCGTTGCCATTACCGTGTTCGCGCCGCGACGACTCAAGCTGTTCGCGGTATTCGCGGGGGCGGGCATCGGCTGGATCGTCGCGCTGTCCCTCGGCGCCGGCCGGCCGGAGGCGCCGGCCGCCATCGCCGCCGCGCCTCTCCTCGCCTTGCCGACGCTGACCCTGCCGTCCTTCGAATTCGCGCCGGCGCTGTTCCCGCTGATGGCGCTCCTCGTGGTGATGAACCTCGTGGACGTGCTCTCCGTCACCGTCTCGCTGGAGAAGATGAACGATGCCGACTGGCGCCGCGCCCACATGCCGGCGGCGCAGCGGGCCGTGACCGCCTGCGGCATCGGCAACATATTGAACGGGCTCACCTCCGGCTTCCAGTCCGGCCTTTCGTCGTCCTCGGTCGGGCTCGCCTTCGCCACCCAGTCCACCGCGCGGATCATCGGCTTTACCGCCGGGATCATGATCTTCGCCATCGCCTTCGTGCCCAAGGCGATCGTGGCGCTCACCCTCATCCCCTCGCCGGTCATCGGCGGCATCCTGCTCTACACCTCCGCCTATCTGGTGGTCGCGGGCATGGATCTCGTGACCTCTCGCCGCCTCAGCGAGCGCAGGGTGTTCGTGGTCGGCCTCTCAGTGCTAGCGGGGCTTTCCGTGGCGCTGCTGCCGATCACGCGGCAACTGCCGCTGATGCTTCAGCCCCTGTTCTCGACGCCCCTCACCGTCGGCGCGCTCAGCGCCATCATCCTCAATCTCCTGTTCCGCATCGGCATCGCACAGGAGGCCGTGGAGCGGGTGCCCGAAGGCGCCCACGCCTTTCCTTTCGTGCGGGACTTTCTTGAAAACCAGGGAGATAACTGGGGTGCCCGACGCGACGTGATCGCCGCGGCCATCCCGACCGTTGCCCAGGCCCTGGAACTGGTGGCCGACAGCGGCATCGCCGAGGGACCGATCGAGCTGCGGGCCCGCTTCGACGAGAGCCACCTTGATGTCTCGGTCGTCTATGACGGCGTCGTCATGGAGGCGCCGAAGGAGCGGCCCTCACCAGAGGCGCTCCTTGGCGATGCCCAGGAGCAGGCCTCCTTCGCCGCCTATATGCTCACCCACCTCTCCGACCACGTGAGCTTCGGCCGCACCGGCGGGCGCGCCCGCATCCTGGTGCGGTTCGATCACTGA
- a CDS encoding prephenate dehydratase, which produces MPKNGPSARRITFQGEPGANSHIACREVFPDFEAVPCPTFEDAFAAVESGAAAYAMIPIENSVAGRVADIHHLMPQSSLSIVGEYFLPLSHQLMAVKGASLSTLKTVQSHVMALGQCRKAIRTLSLTPIIGADTAGSAREIAEANDPARAAIASRLAADIYGLDILAENIEDEAHNTTRFIILTRGADWTPAGRGPVITTFVFRVRNVPAALYKAMGGFATNGVNMTKLESYQLDGQFTATQFYADVEGHPDDRSVKLALEELAFFSREMRILGVYPAHPYRARFGDADPVI; this is translated from the coding sequence ATGCCCAAGAATGGCCCATCTGCCCGCCGCATCACGTTCCAGGGCGAGCCCGGCGCCAATTCCCACATCGCCTGCCGCGAGGTCTTCCCCGACTTCGAAGCCGTCCCCTGCCCCACCTTCGAGGACGCCTTCGCCGCCGTGGAAAGCGGGGCCGCCGCTTACGCCATGATTCCAATAGAGAATTCGGTGGCCGGCCGGGTCGCGGACATCCATCACCTGATGCCGCAGTCGAGCCTTTCCATCGTCGGCGAGTACTTCCTGCCCCTCTCCCACCAGCTCATGGCGGTGAAGGGGGCGAGCCTTTCGACCCTCAAGACGGTGCAGAGCCACGTGATGGCGCTGGGCCAGTGCCGCAAGGCCATCCGCACCCTCTCCCTCACGCCGATTATCGGTGCAGATACAGCAGGTTCCGCCCGCGAGATCGCCGAGGCGAATGACCCCGCGCGGGCCGCCATCGCCTCCCGCCTGGCGGCGGACATCTACGGCCTCGACATCCTCGCCGAGAACATCGAGGACGAGGCCCACAACACCACCCGCTTCATCATCCTGACCCGCGGCGCCGACTGGACTCCGGCCGGGCGCGGGCCGGTCATCACCACCTTCGTCTTCCGCGTCCGCAACGTGCCGGCGGCGCTCTACAAGGCCATGGGGGGCTTCGCCACCAACGGCGTGAACATGACCAAGCTGGAGTCCTACCAGCTCGACGGGCAGTTCACCGCCACCCAGTTCTACGCCGACGTGGAAGGGCATCCCGACGACCGCTCCGTGAAGCTGGCGCTGGAGGAGTTGGCCTTCTTTTCCAGGGAGATGCGCATCCTCGGCGTCTATCCCGCGCACCCCTATCGGGCGCGCTTCGGGGATGCCGATCCGGTGATCTGA
- a CDS encoding 3-deoxy-manno-octulosonate cytidylyltransferase yields MPADTPSPAPAPAGLSAGRVLVLIPARMAATRLPGKPLADVGGRPMIVEVARRAVAAGIGRVAVATDAPEIAAAVTAAGLEAVMTRADHPSGSDRIFEALTTLDPGGEVEIVVNVQGDLPTIRPDIIRTALIPLSETSADISTLAAEITLAEERTDPNVVKVVGSPLAPGLLRALYFTRATAPFGEGPLYHHIGLYAYRRAALERFVSLPPSALERREKLEQLRALEAGMRIDVAVVDAVPLGVDTPSHLDRARALLAQEK; encoded by the coding sequence ATGCCGGCCGACACCCCCTCCCCCGCTCCAGCCCCGGCAGGGCTTTCGGCCGGGCGCGTGCTCGTGCTGATCCCCGCCCGCATGGCCGCGACGCGCCTGCCCGGCAAGCCGCTCGCCGACGTGGGCGGACGTCCCATGATCGTGGAGGTGGCGCGGCGCGCGGTCGCAGCCGGCATCGGCCGGGTGGCGGTCGCCACCGACGCGCCGGAGATCGCCGCCGCGGTCACCGCCGCCGGCCTCGAGGCGGTGATGACGCGGGCGGACCACCCCTCCGGCTCGGATCGCATTTTCGAGGCGCTCACCACCCTCGATCCGGGGGGCGAGGTGGAGATCGTGGTCAATGTGCAGGGCGATCTGCCGACGATTCGACCCGACATCATCCGAACCGCGCTGATTCCCCTCTCGGAAACCTCGGCTGACATCTCGACACTGGCCGCCGAAATCACCCTTGCCGAGGAGCGCACCGACCCCAACGTGGTCAAGGTGGTCGGCTCGCCGCTGGCGCCGGGACTGCTGCGCGCGCTCTATTTCACCCGCGCCACGGCCCCCTTTGGCGAGGGACCATTATACCACCACATCGGCCTCTACGCCTACCGCCGCGCCGCCCTGGAACGCTTCGTCTCCCTGCCGCCGTCGGCGTTGGAGAGACGGGAAAAGCTTGAGCAATTGCGCGCACTTGAGGCCGGCATGCGGATCGACGTGGCGGTGGTTGACGCGGTGCCGCTGGGGGTCGATACCCCCTCCCATCTGGACAGGGCACGGGCCCTTCTCGCGCAGGAAAAATGA
- a CDS encoding c-type cytochrome, whose product MDSFELNKIAGAVLGTLTLTLGLGIVSEILFTPEAPAKPGFEIAVQEGAAAAAGAPKAAEVPIEQLFATASIEKGQAAAKKCAACHNFQEGAGAKVGPDLYGIVGRPVASAAGFGYSAALKAKGGDWTPQALNKFLTNPKADVPGTAMAFAGIGKEGERADLIAYLNSLSHSPKPLPTAAAAPAAAPADAPAAAPAGHK is encoded by the coding sequence ATGGACAGTTTTGAATTGAACAAGATCGCGGGTGCAGTTCTGGGAACGCTCACGCTGACCCTCGGCCTCGGGATCGTGTCCGAAATCCTGTTCACCCCCGAGGCTCCGGCCAAGCCCGGCTTCGAGATCGCCGTGCAGGAAGGCGCCGCCGCCGCCGCCGGCGCGCCCAAGGCCGCCGAGGTGCCGATCGAGCAGCTGTTCGCCACCGCCTCCATCGAGAAGGGCCAGGCCGCCGCCAAGAAGTGCGCCGCCTGCCACAACTTCCAGGAAGGCGCCGGCGCCAAGGTTGGTCCCGACCTCTACGGCATCGTCGGCCGCCCGGTGGCCTCCGCCGCCGGCTTCGGCTATTCGGCGGCCCTGAAGGCCAAGGGCGGCGACTGGACCCCCCAGGCGCTGAACAAGTTCCTGACCAATCCCAAGGCGGACGTGCCCGGCACCGCCATGGCCTTCGCCGGCATCGGCAAGGAAGGCGAGCGCGCCGACCTGATCGCCTATCTGAACTCCCTGTCCCACAGCCCCAAGCCGCTGCCGACCGCAGCCGCCGCCCCGGCTGCGGCTCCGGCAGACGCGCCTGCCGCGGCGCCCGCCGGGCACAAGTGA
- a CDS encoding extracellular solute-binding protein encodes MLASLARRLALAAALSLAFAAPGRSAEEAKPAPDPAAPSPAASTAAATPVFKHGLSLMGEPAYPPGFPHFKYVNPGAPKGGQLRLAEDGTFDSFNFVVPRGTPATGLNLIYDTLMASSYDEVATEYGLIAEGVSHPADFSSVTYRLRADARWHDGKPISPEDVVFSFEALTKNNPNQRFYYSHVVKAEKTGERDVTFTFDQAGNRELPQIVGQLTILPKHWWTGTDANGKPRDIAQGTLEVPLGSGAYRIKSFIAGRSITYERVKDYWAKDLNVNVGKDNFDEMRYEYFRDDTVMLEAFKADQYDFRVESSAKNWATAYDFPARADGRVVLEMFENRASGVMQAFIPNLRRDKFKDPRVRRALNYALDFEGMNHTLFFGQYKRTNSFFSGTELASSGLPQGRELEILNTLKDKVPPQVFTTAYTNPESGSEEARRANLREAARLFKEAGYEIKNRKLVNAKGEPFTIEFLLSSPAMERVAVFYRPALERLGIEVSIRMVDTSQYINRVRSRDYDMIVSGWGQSLSPGNEQREYWGSEAADREGSRNLAGIKDPAVDALIEKVIYASDRADLVAATHALDRVLLWNEYVIPAWGLNYTRTARWDRFAHPAQLPTYSYAFPDIWWFDPAKASKAGGGAAK; translated from the coding sequence ATGCTTGCGTCCCTCGCCCGCCGCCTTGCCCTCGCCGCCGCGCTGAGCCTCGCCTTCGCGGCGCCCGGCCGCAGCGCGGAGGAGGCGAAACCGGCGCCGGACCCGGCCGCGCCCTCTCCCGCCGCCTCCACCGCCGCCGCGACGCCGGTGTTCAAGCATGGCCTGTCGCTCATGGGCGAGCCGGCCTATCCGCCCGGCTTTCCCCATTTCAAATATGTGAATCCCGGCGCCCCCAAGGGCGGCCAGCTGCGGCTTGCCGAGGACGGCACGTTCGACAGCTTCAATTTCGTGGTGCCGCGCGGCACGCCCGCCACGGGCCTCAACCTCATCTACGACACGCTCATGGCCTCGTCCTATGACGAGGTGGCGACCGAGTACGGCCTGATCGCCGAGGGCGTGAGCCATCCGGCGGATTTCTCCTCCGTCACCTATCGGCTCCGCGCCGACGCCCGCTGGCATGACGGCAAGCCGATCTCGCCGGAAGACGTGGTGTTCTCCTTCGAGGCGCTGACGAAGAACAACCCCAACCAGCGCTTCTATTACAGCCACGTCGTGAAAGCCGAGAAGACCGGCGAGCGGGACGTGACCTTCACATTCGACCAGGCCGGCAACCGGGAGCTCCCGCAGATCGTCGGCCAGCTGACCATCCTGCCGAAGCACTGGTGGACCGGCACGGACGCCAATGGCAAGCCCCGCGACATCGCCCAGGGCACGCTGGAGGTGCCCCTGGGCTCGGGGGCCTACCGCATCAAGAGCTTCATCGCCGGCCGCTCCATCACCTACGAGCGGGTGAAGGACTATTGGGCGAAGGATCTCAATGTGAATGTCGGAAAGGATAATTTCGACGAGATGCGCTACGAGTATTTCCGCGACGATACGGTGATGCTGGAAGCCTTCAAGGCCGATCAGTATGACTTCCGCGTGGAATCCTCGGCCAAGAACTGGGCGACGGCTTATGACTTCCCCGCCCGCGCCGATGGCCGCGTGGTGCTGGAGATGTTCGAGAACCGCGCCTCGGGCGTGATGCAGGCCTTCATTCCCAACCTGCGCCGCGACAAGTTCAAGGACCCGCGCGTGCGCCGCGCGCTCAATTACGCGCTCGATTTCGAGGGCATGAACCACACACTCTTCTTCGGCCAGTACAAGCGCACCAATTCCTTCTTCTCCGGCACCGAGCTGGCCTCCTCCGGCCTGCCGCAGGGCCGTGAGCTGGAGATCCTCAATACGCTGAAGGACAAGGTGCCGCCGCAGGTGTTCACCACCGCCTACACCAATCCCGAGAGCGGATCGGAGGAGGCGCGGCGGGCGAACCTGCGCGAGGCCGCCCGCCTGTTCAAGGAGGCCGGCTATGAGATCAAGAACCGCAAGCTGGTGAACGCGAAGGGCGAGCCCTTCACCATCGAGTTCCTGCTCTCCAGCCCCGCCATGGAGCGCGTCGCGGTGTTCTACCGCCCGGCGCTGGAGCGCCTCGGCATCGAGGTGAGCATACGCATGGTGGATACCTCGCAATACATCAACCGCGTGCGCTCGCGCGACTACGACATGATCGTCTCCGGCTGGGGCCAGTCGCTCTCGCCGGGCAACGAGCAGCGCGAATATTGGGGCTCGGAGGCGGCCGACCGCGAAGGCTCGCGCAACCTCGCCGGCATCAAGGACCCGGCGGTGGACGCGCTGATCGAGAAGGTGATCTACGCCTCCGACCGCGCCGACCTCGTGGCCGCCACCCACGCCCTCGACCGCGTGCTGCTGTGGAACGAATACGTCATCCCCGCCTGGGGGCTGAACTATACCCGCACTGCCCGCTGGGACCGCTTCGCCCATCCCGCGCAATTGCCCACCTATTCCTACGCCTTCCCGGACATCTGGTGGTTCGACCCGGCCAAGGCGTCGAAGGCCGGCGGGGGAGCGGCCAAATGA
- a CDS encoding extracellular solute-binding protein: MSLTRRDLLASSLASSCALMLPALARAQGMPSAAESTATEGGVSAGAVERHGLSFFGDLRYPPNFTHFDYVNPDAPKGGPFSQLGRATFYNQALTTFDTLNPYNQRGNGAQGVELIYDTLMAAAGDEKSAMYGRLASSVVISDEGLTYRFKLRREARFHDGTPLTSADVVATFEAFKAEGYETIRMALRDVTSFEADGPNEVVFRFRPGRARDVPLTVSGLPIFSKAFLAKHPFGQSSLEVPLGSGPYRIVRFEQGRYIEYARVPDYWGRDLPVMKGRFNFDQVRYEYFRDRVAGLEGFKAKAYLFREEFTAREWATGYDFPAVREGRVKIDTLTDESFSGVQGWFFNTRRPKFFDRRVREAIGLLFDFDWTRKNLMYDSYNRTVSFFQNSEMMAQGLPSPAELKLLDPYRDRLPEEVFGEPYVPPASDGSGEDRNLRRLALNLLKEAGYTVQQGKLVDAKGEAFTIEFLDSDGSMERHTARFIGHLKKVGIDASFRIVDPAQFQQRLQNFDFDLVVRRYSFAPYPGDELRAYFSTEAARTRGSYNVAGIADPAVDGLINDALAAADAAALVTACRALDRVLRAGRYWIPQWYSGQNRIAYWNQFARPAVKPRYELGVLDTWWSTGTEPAR, encoded by the coding sequence ATGAGCCTGACGCGCCGCGACCTGCTGGCCTCCTCGCTCGCTTCCTCCTGCGCCCTCATGCTGCCCGCGCTGGCGCGCGCACAGGGCATGCCCTCCGCGGCGGAATCCACCGCGACCGAGGGCGGCGTCTCTGCCGGCGCGGTGGAGCGGCACGGCCTCTCCTTCTTCGGCGATCTCAGATATCCGCCGAATTTCACCCATTTCGATTATGTGAACCCGGACGCGCCCAAGGGCGGGCCGTTCTCCCAGCTCGGCCGCGCCACCTTCTACAATCAGGCGCTCACCACCTTCGACACGCTGAACCCCTACAACCAGCGGGGCAACGGCGCGCAGGGCGTCGAGCTGATCTACGACACGCTGATGGCCGCCGCCGGCGACGAGAAGAGCGCCATGTACGGGCGATTGGCCTCGTCCGTGGTGATTTCGGACGAGGGCCTGACGTACCGCTTCAAGCTGAGGCGCGAGGCGCGCTTCCATGACGGCACGCCGCTCACCTCGGCGGACGTGGTGGCGACCTTCGAGGCCTTCAAGGCGGAGGGCTACGAGACCATCCGCATGGCGCTGCGCGATGTCACCTCCTTCGAGGCGGACGGGCCGAACGAGGTGGTGTTCCGCTTCCGGCCCGGCCGCGCGCGGGACGTGCCGCTCACCGTTTCCGGCCTGCCCATCTTCTCCAAGGCGTTCCTGGCGAAGCACCCGTTCGGCCAGTCCTCGCTGGAGGTGCCGCTGGGCTCGGGGCCGTACCGCATCGTCCGCTTCGAGCAGGGGCGCTACATCGAATACGCCCGCGTGCCCGATTACTGGGGTCGCGATTTGCCGGTGATGAAGGGGCGCTTCAATTTCGATCAGGTGCGCTACGAATATTTCCGCGACCGGGTGGCCGGCCTCGAGGGCTTCAAGGCCAAGGCCTATCTCTTCCGCGAGGAGTTCACCGCGCGCGAATGGGCCACCGGCTACGATTTTCCCGCCGTGCGCGAGGGGCGGGTGAAGATCGATACCCTCACCGACGAGAGCTTCTCCGGCGTGCAGGGCTGGTTCTTCAACACCCGCCGTCCGAAATTCTTCGACCGCCGCGTGCGCGAGGCCATCGGGCTCCTGTTCGATTTCGACTGGACCCGCAAGAACCTGATGTACGACAGCTACAACCGCACCGTCTCCTTCTTCCAGAATTCGGAGATGATGGCCCAGGGCCTGCCCTCCCCGGCGGAGCTGAAGCTGCTCGACCCGTATCGCGACCGCCTGCCGGAGGAAGTCTTCGGCGAGCCCTATGTGCCGCCCGCCTCCGACGGCTCCGGCGAGGACCGGAACCTGCGCCGGCTGGCCCTGAACCTCCTCAAGGAGGCGGGCTACACCGTGCAGCAGGGCAAACTGGTGGATGCGAAAGGCGAGGCCTTCACCATCGAGTTCCTCGACAGCGACGGCAGCATGGAGCGGCACACCGCCCGCTTCATCGGCCATCTGAAGAAGGTGGGCATCGATGCCTCCTTCCGCATCGTGGACCCGGCGCAGTTCCAGCAGAGGCTGCAGAATTTCGACTTCGACCTCGTGGTGCGCCGCTACAGCTTCGCGCCCTATCCCGGCGACGAGCTGCGCGCCTATTTCTCCACCGAGGCGGCGCGCACGCGCGGCTCCTACAATGTGGCGGGCATCGCCGACCCGGCGGTGGATGGCCTCATCAACGATGCGCTGGCCGCCGCCGACGCGGCCGCCCTCGTCACCGCCTGCCGCGCGCTGGATCGGGTGCTGCGGGCGGGGCGCTACTGGATTCCCCAGTGGTATTCGGGCCAGAACCGCATCGCCTACTGGAACCAGTTCGCGCGGCCGGCGGTGAAGCCGCGCTACGAGCTGGGCGTGCTCGACACCTGGTGGAGCACCGGCACCGAGCCTGCCCGCTGA
- a CDS encoding microcin C ABC transporter permease YejB, with the protein MLAYIVRRIALMVPTILGIMLVSFVVIQFAPGGPVERVIAQLTGEDVSATQRVSGGGGDFSGAGAAAQAGAAADMSSKYRGAQGLDPAFIKELEKQFGFDKPPHERFLKMITDYATFNFGKSYFRDISVLELIGEKMPVSISLGLWMTLITYLISIPLGIAKAMRDGSRFDVWTSAVIIVGYAIPSFLFAILLIILFAGGSFLDLFPLRGLTSENFWQMSWPERIVDYFWHLALPLTSMVLGAFATMTLLTKNSFLEEIRKQYVTTARMKGLSESRVLYGHVFRNAMLIVIAGFPSAFIAAFFSGSLLIETIFSLDGLGLLGFESVLNRDYPVVFATLYIFSLAGLIVGLISDLTYMLVDPRIDFETREV; encoded by the coding sequence ATGCTCGCCTACATCGTCCGCCGTATCGCCCTCATGGTGCCGACCATTCTCGGCATCATGCTGGTGTCGTTCGTGGTCATCCAGTTCGCCCCCGGCGGGCCGGTGGAGCGCGTGATCGCGCAGCTCACCGGCGAGGATGTCTCCGCCACCCAGCGCGTGTCCGGCGGCGGCGGCGACTTCAGCGGGGCGGGCGCGGCGGCGCAGGCGGGGGCGGCGGCGGACATGTCGTCCAAATATCGCGGCGCGCAGGGGCTCGACCCGGCCTTCATCAAGGAGCTGGAGAAGCAGTTCGGCTTCGACAAGCCGCCCCACGAGCGCTTCCTGAAGATGATCACGGACTATGCCACCTTCAATTTCGGCAAGTCCTATTTCCGCGACATCTCGGTGCTGGAGCTGATCGGCGAGAAGATGCCGGTGTCCATCTCGCTCGGCCTGTGGATGACGCTCATCACCTACCTCATCTCGATCCCGCTCGGCATCGCCAAGGCCATGCGCGACGGCTCGCGCTTCGATGTGTGGACCTCGGCCGTCATCATCGTCGGCTATGCCATTCCCTCCTTCCTGTTCGCCATCCTGCTCATCATCCTGTTCGCCGGCGGCTCCTTCCTCGATCTCTTCCCGCTGCGCGGCCTCACCTCCGAGAATTTCTGGCAGATGAGCTGGCCGGAGCGCATCGTCGATTATTTCTGGCATCTGGCGCTGCCGCTCACCTCCATGGTGCTCGGCGCCTTCGCCACCATGACGCTGCTGACCAAGAACTCGTTCCTGGAGGAGATCCGCAAGCAGTACGTCACCACGGCGCGGATGAAGGGGCTCTCGGAAAGCCGGGTGCTCTACGGCCATGTGTTCCGCAACGCCATGCTCATCGTCATCGCCGGCTTCCCGAGCGCCTTCATCGCCGCCTTCTTCTCCGGCTCGCTCCTGATCGAGACCATCTTCTCGCTGGACGGCCTCGGCCTGCTCGGCTTCGAGAGCGTGCTCAACCGCGACTATCCGGTGGTGTTCGCCACCCTCTACATCTTCTCGCTGGCGGGCCTCATCGTCGGCCTCATCTCGGACCTCACCTACATGCTGGTCGATCCCAGGATCGACTTCGAGACGCGGGAGGTCTGA